A window from Solanum stenotomum isolate F172 chromosome 5, ASM1918654v1, whole genome shotgun sequence encodes these proteins:
- the LOC125864693 gene encoding PRA1 family protein A1-like, whose product MDWGTVTTEDLIEALREVEWSSPPRPFSEFFSRFTFPRSYSKWNSRLKCNLYYYRTNYFIMIVAILALGFLRKPLAIVAALLTALSIAFLNDSFAGTFSEKVTRTVRQFSPHLAAKMRPALTPVIRGRPSTKRAIFICGRPRWVFVFVFSIVSFFLWFVSCGLLTVLWAFGIGLLATLAHASFRSPNLKARLNTFREEFRAVWRNYSEL is encoded by the exons ATGGATTGGGGAACTGTAACCACAGAGGATCTAATTGAGGCTCTACGCGAAGTCGAGTGGTCATCTCCACCACGTCCCTTCTCTGAATTCTTCTCTCGCTTCACTTTCCCCCGATCTTATTCCAAATGGAACAGTCGACTCAAGTGTAATCTCTACTA TTACAGGACGAATTACTTTATTATGATTGTGGCTATTCTTG CATTGGGGTTTCTAAGGAAGCCACTTGCAATTGTTGCTGCGCTTTTGACAGCACTTAGTATTGCTTTTCTAAATGACAG TTTTGCAGGTACTTTTAGTGAAAAGGTGACAAGAACTGTCAGACAGTTTTCACCTCATTTAGCTGCAAAAATGAGACCTGCACTCAC GCCGGTTATTCGAGGGCGTCCATCCACTAAAAGAGCAATATTCATTTGTGGAAGGCCTCGTTGGGTGTTTGTCTTTGTATTCTCTATAG TGAGTTTCTTCCTCTGGTTTGTTTCCTGTGGCCTTTTAACTGTCCTTTGGGCTTTTGGTATAGGTCTTCTTG CCACTCTTGCTCATGCAAGCTTCAGGAGTCCTAATTTGAAGGCTCGCCTCAATACATTCCGTGAAGAATTTCGAGCTGTCTGGCGTAACTATAGTGAGCTGTAG
- the LOC125865102 gene encoding serine/threonine-protein kinase ATG1c-like isoform X1 codes for MDQSTSIGGKFVIRDYVVEKQIGAGSFSTVWLARHRVNGAEVAIKEIATARLNSKLKESLKSEIVILQRISHPNIIHLHDMIEDPGKIYIVLEYCRGGDLSMYIQRRQGRIAEATAKHFMQQLASGLKVLRENNLIHRDLKPQNLLLSATDDNSTLKIADFGFARSLQPRVLAETLCGSPLYMAPEIMQLQKYDAKADLWSVGAILFQLVTGKTPFTGNNQIQLLQNIMRSTKLQFPLDAKNLSPHCIDLCQKLLRRNPVERLTFEEFFNHPFLAQKQPDELSRNQRPQRVIDGFSLTERNPVRRTEEIFQEDGLPFSLDDDSSNPDGGPSFAGISLRSSCGFSHDAKDYKKEVTSASNKTGPPLNCSNINHKSNVIGSSPGQHRHSEGKLKESSSMDHRLCPRVADSFELIEREYVLVSGSLMDSSSSAGASRLSNTPFRSSCSLQASGNMDSRLSESVVVTGPATNSIVLRLESPSSAPGASQGSTDIVDPLEKPTDGIARIESLQHSASAITELVNEKIAAGRHLEAFSIELVMLAIWKQALHVCHTQAASAIEGSPNQKTAELMEILRDSRVRPDIKKDTCNNLGPENVLSHIQRAFLSEVGKAEELAKHIEPGNAEVPDAMEMIFQSALDLGRKGAVDEYMGRTEDAVVFYSKAVRLLAFLQVEAPSLILNPPFSLTNSDRYRLRSYIDVLNNRQSVSRSQIMTVLKCEDQH; via the exons ATGGATCAATCGACGAGCATAGGTGGGAAATTTGTGATTAGGGACTATGTTGTTGAGAAGCAAATCGGGGCGGGGTCTTTCTCGACGGTGTGGCTAGCGCGCCACCGTGTCAACGGCGCAGAAGTGGCgatcaaggagattgctactgcTCGGCTCAACAGTAAACTCAAAGAGAGCCTCAAATCTGAAATTGTTATTCTACAGAGGATTAGTCATCCTAATATTATTCACTTGCACGACATGATCGAG GATCCGgggaaaatatatattgttttagaGTACTGCAGAGGGGGTGATCTTTCAATGTACATACAACGACGTCAAGGGAGAATCGCAGAAGCAACTGCCAAACATTTCATGCAGCAGCTAG CATCTGGTCTAAAAGTCCTTCGCGAAAACAATCTAATACACAGGGACCTAAAGCCTCAG AATCTTCTATTGTCTGCAACTGATGACAACTCCACCTTGAAGATTGCTGATTTTGGGTTTGCAAG ATCTTTGCAGCCTAGGGTGCTTGCAGAAACTCTATGTGGGTCGCCATTGTACATGGCTCCCGAAATAATGCAACTTCAAAAATATGATGCAAAG GCAGATCTCTGGAGTGTTGGTGCCATTCTGTTCCAGCTAGTAACTGGCAAAACCCCATTTACTGGAAACAATCAAATAcag TTGCTCCAAAACATAATGAGGTCCACTAAATTGCAATTTCCTCTAGATGCCAAGAATCTAAGTCCTCATTGCATAGATTTATGTCAAAAGTTATTGCGCCGTAATCCAG TGGAGCGGTTGACATTTGAAGAGTTCTTTAACCACCCATTTCTTGCACAGAAGCAGCCTGATGAGTTGTCTAG GAATCAGAGACCTCAAAGGGTAATAGATGGGTTTTCTCTGACAGAACGCAATCCTGTAAGGCGCACTGAGGAAATTTTTCAAGAAGATGGCTTACCATTTAGTTTAGATGATGATTCCAGCAATCCTGATGGTGGTCCTTCTTTTGCTGGGATATCACTGAGATCTTCCTGTGGATTTTCTCATGATGCAAAAGATTATAAGAAAGAAGTTACAAGTGCTTCAAACAAAACTGGTCCTCCTTTGAATTGTAGCAACATCAACCATAAATCAAATGTTATTGGTTCTAGTCCTGGCCAACACCGACATTCAGAAGGCAAGCTGAAGGAATCCAGTTCCATGGACCATAGACTATGTCCAAGAG TGGCGGATTCATTCGAATTGATTGAGCGGGAATATGTCCTTGTTTCTGGGTCCCTCATGGACTCATCTTCTTCAGCAGGTGCTTCTAGGCTTAGCAATACACCATTTAGATCAAGTTGTTCCCTGCAAGCCTCTGGGAACATGGACTCTAGATTAAGTGAGTCGGTGGTTGTTACTGGTCCTGCAACTAATAGCATAGTACTAAGGTTGGAAAGTCCCTCTTCTGCTCCAGGAGCTTCACAAGGATCCACAGATATAGTAGACCCTCTGGAGAAGCCAACTGATGGCATAGCCAGAATTGAGTCGCTGCAACATTCTGCTTCTGCTATCACAGAGTTGGTCAATGAGAAG ATTGCCGCAGGCAGGCATCTGGAAGCATTTTCAATTGAGCTTGTCATGCTTGCAATATGGAAGCAAGCCTTGCATGTTTGTCATACACAAGCGGCATCAGCAATTGAAGGAAGTCCAAACCAAAAAACTGCTGAATTGATGGAGATTTTAAGGGACAGTCGAGTTAGGCCTGACATTAAAAAGGACACTTGTAACAATTTGGGGCCAGAGAATGTGTTATCTCATATTCAAAGAGCATTTCTGAGTGAAGTTGGGAAGGCAGAGGAACTTGCCAAACATATAGAGCCTG GAAATGCCGAGGTACCAGATGCAATGGAGATGATATTTCAATCTGCACTAGACCTCGGCAGAAAGGGAGCG GTTGACGAGTACATGGGTCGGACTGAAGATGCAGTGGTGTTTTATTCAAAAGCAGTACGCTTGTTAGCATTCCTTCAAGTAGAAGCACCATCACTCATTCTAAATCCTCCATTCTCACTGACAAACTCCGATCGCTATAGGCTTAGGAGTTACATTGATGTTCTCAATAACAGGCAAAGTGTTTCAAGGTCTCAAATCATGACTGTGCTCAAGTGTGAGGATCAGCACTGA
- the LOC125865102 gene encoding serine/threonine-protein kinase ATG1c-like isoform X2, with protein sequence MAPEIMQLQKYDAKADLWSVGAILFQLVTGKTPFTGNNQIQLLQNIMRSTKLQFPLDAKNLSPHCIDLCQKLLRRNPVERLTFEEFFNHPFLAQKQPDELSRNQRPQRVIDGFSLTERNPVRRTEEIFQEDGLPFSLDDDSSNPDGGPSFAGISLRSSCGFSHDAKDYKKEVTSASNKTGPPLNCSNINHKSNVIGSSPGQHRHSEGKLKESSSMDHRLCPRVADSFELIEREYVLVSGSLMDSSSSAGASRLSNTPFRSSCSLQASGNMDSRLSESVVVTGPATNSIVLRLESPSSAPGASQGSTDIVDPLEKPTDGIARIESLQHSASAITELVNEKIAAGRHLEAFSIELVMLAIWKQALHVCHTQAASAIEGSPNQKTAELMEILRDSRVRPDIKKDTCNNLGPENVLSHIQRAFLSEVGKAEELAKHIEPGNAEVPDAMEMIFQSALDLGRKGAVDEYMGRTEDAVVFYSKAVRLLAFLQVEAPSLILNPPFSLTNSDRYRLRSYIDVLNNRQSVSRSQIMTVLKCEDQH encoded by the exons ATGGCTCCCGAAATAATGCAACTTCAAAAATATGATGCAAAG GCAGATCTCTGGAGTGTTGGTGCCATTCTGTTCCAGCTAGTAACTGGCAAAACCCCATTTACTGGAAACAATCAAATAcag TTGCTCCAAAACATAATGAGGTCCACTAAATTGCAATTTCCTCTAGATGCCAAGAATCTAAGTCCTCATTGCATAGATTTATGTCAAAAGTTATTGCGCCGTAATCCAG TGGAGCGGTTGACATTTGAAGAGTTCTTTAACCACCCATTTCTTGCACAGAAGCAGCCTGATGAGTTGTCTAG GAATCAGAGACCTCAAAGGGTAATAGATGGGTTTTCTCTGACAGAACGCAATCCTGTAAGGCGCACTGAGGAAATTTTTCAAGAAGATGGCTTACCATTTAGTTTAGATGATGATTCCAGCAATCCTGATGGTGGTCCTTCTTTTGCTGGGATATCACTGAGATCTTCCTGTGGATTTTCTCATGATGCAAAAGATTATAAGAAAGAAGTTACAAGTGCTTCAAACAAAACTGGTCCTCCTTTGAATTGTAGCAACATCAACCATAAATCAAATGTTATTGGTTCTAGTCCTGGCCAACACCGACATTCAGAAGGCAAGCTGAAGGAATCCAGTTCCATGGACCATAGACTATGTCCAAGAG TGGCGGATTCATTCGAATTGATTGAGCGGGAATATGTCCTTGTTTCTGGGTCCCTCATGGACTCATCTTCTTCAGCAGGTGCTTCTAGGCTTAGCAATACACCATTTAGATCAAGTTGTTCCCTGCAAGCCTCTGGGAACATGGACTCTAGATTAAGTGAGTCGGTGGTTGTTACTGGTCCTGCAACTAATAGCATAGTACTAAGGTTGGAAAGTCCCTCTTCTGCTCCAGGAGCTTCACAAGGATCCACAGATATAGTAGACCCTCTGGAGAAGCCAACTGATGGCATAGCCAGAATTGAGTCGCTGCAACATTCTGCTTCTGCTATCACAGAGTTGGTCAATGAGAAG ATTGCCGCAGGCAGGCATCTGGAAGCATTTTCAATTGAGCTTGTCATGCTTGCAATATGGAAGCAAGCCTTGCATGTTTGTCATACACAAGCGGCATCAGCAATTGAAGGAAGTCCAAACCAAAAAACTGCTGAATTGATGGAGATTTTAAGGGACAGTCGAGTTAGGCCTGACATTAAAAAGGACACTTGTAACAATTTGGGGCCAGAGAATGTGTTATCTCATATTCAAAGAGCATTTCTGAGTGAAGTTGGGAAGGCAGAGGAACTTGCCAAACATATAGAGCCTG GAAATGCCGAGGTACCAGATGCAATGGAGATGATATTTCAATCTGCACTAGACCTCGGCAGAAAGGGAGCG GTTGACGAGTACATGGGTCGGACTGAAGATGCAGTGGTGTTTTATTCAAAAGCAGTACGCTTGTTAGCATTCCTTCAAGTAGAAGCACCATCACTCATTCTAAATCCTCCATTCTCACTGACAAACTCCGATCGCTATAGGCTTAGGAGTTACATTGATGTTCTCAATAACAGGCAAAGTGTTTCAAGGTCTCAAATCATGACTGTGCTCAAGTGTGAGGATCAGCACTGA